A single Gambusia affinis linkage group LG20, SWU_Gaff_1.0, whole genome shotgun sequence DNA region contains:
- the LOC122823329 gene encoding uncharacterized protein LOC122823329 isoform X2: MTERMKVEADEPGGFSLEPPVPAGSTSELEERQDNKGLIRQMLVIKEVPWTSSLDQEDPEPPHMKEEEEEQWISQEEEQLSVKMEDKEKLQLPEQQQIKTEDNRATETSPTCSVGQMEKEPDRGDCGRPEPDMNLDSACSSRKSKMTIHRRVLPLHQMLLIKEVPHDWNPSLGQQDPDPLIKEEEEELWVSEEEEELTVKTEDEEKPQLSELYHNKTEDNMEAAALTTWSVEQMKTECDGEDCGGPEPDRNTYSEDSSQESKMAVHSKVYRHFYQHCTELIRCGGPPAVC; the protein is encoded by the exons ATGACTGAGAGGATGAAGGTTGAAGCAGATGAACCGGGAGGGTTCAGCTTGGAGCCCCCGGTACCTGCAGGATCGACATCGGAACTGGAGgaaagacaagacaacaaaGGTCTCA TCCGTCAGATGTTGGTGATTAAAGAGGTTCCCTGGACCTCCAGTTTGGACCAGGAGGACCCAGAACCCCCCCACatgaaggaggaagaagaggagcagTGGATCAGTCAGGAAGAAGAGCAGCTTAGTGTGAAGATGGAAGATAAAGAGAAACTTCAGTTACCAGagcaacagcaaataaaaactgaagacaacAGAGCAACAGAAACTTCACCCACCTGTTCTGTTGGCCAGATGGAAAAAGAACCTGATAGAGGAGACTGTggaagaccagaaccagacatgaACCTGGACTCGGCATGTTCTTCTCGAAAGAGCAAGATGACAATTCACAGAAGAG TGCTCCCACTCCATCAGATGTTGTTGATTAAAGAGGTTCCTCATGACTGGAATCCTAGTTTGGGCCAACAGGATCCAGATCCCCTcataaaggaggaagaggaggaactaTGGGtcagtgaggaggaagaggaacttACTGTGAAgactgaagatgaagagaaaccTCAGTTATCAGAGCTCTAccacaataaaactgaagacaACATGGAGGCGGCAGCTTTAACCACTTGGTCAGTtgaacagatgaaaacagaatgTGATGGAGAAGACTGTggaggaccagaaccagacaggaACACATATTCAGAAGACTCTTCCCAAGAAAGTAAAATGGCTGTTCACAGTAAAG
- the LOC122823329 gene encoding gastrula zinc finger protein XlCGF57.1-like isoform X1 — translation MTERMKVEADEPGGFSLEPPVPAGSTSELEERQDNKGLIRQMLVIKEVPWTSSLDQEDPEPPHMKEEEEEQWISQEEEQLSVKMEDKEKLQLPEQQQIKTEDNRATETSPTCSVGQMEKEPDRGDCGRPEPDMNLDSACSSRKSKMTIHRRVLPLHQMLLIKEVPHDWNPSLGQQDPDPLIKEEEEELWVSEEEEELTVKTEDEEKPQLSELYHNKTEDNMEAAALTTWSVEQMKTECDGEDCGGPEPDRNTYSEDSSQESKMAVHSKGNGTYHLHTHRQLPTGEKPFVCDYCGKGFHAKNFLRTHEKTHSEEIPFSCDVCGRKFRQKSSIKQHMRSHTSEKSFVCSVCNRGFSQENFLERHMHVHAAHKPFTCSFCSKGFSQQNTLLNHLCIHTGDKPFICSVCSKGFSLETVLKRHMLIHTGEKPFICSVCCKGFSRQENLKSHMRVHTGDRPFVCSVCCKGFSRQGYLKKHMDVHTAPFSCSECGKHFVKENQLERHVKVHTEERPFGCDVCKTRFIQKCHLDNHMRVHSGEKPFVCTVCSKGFSQQDRLKRHMRVHTCEKPFACCVCGKAFSQHGNLKTHMSVHEGRKE, via the exons ATGACTGAGAGGATGAAGGTTGAAGCAGATGAACCGGGAGGGTTCAGCTTGGAGCCCCCGGTACCTGCAGGATCGACATCGGAACTGGAGgaaagacaagacaacaaaGGTCTCA TCCGTCAGATGTTGGTGATTAAAGAGGTTCCCTGGACCTCCAGTTTGGACCAGGAGGACCCAGAACCCCCCCACatgaaggaggaagaagaggagcagTGGATCAGTCAGGAAGAAGAGCAGCTTAGTGTGAAGATGGAAGATAAAGAGAAACTTCAGTTACCAGagcaacagcaaataaaaactgaagacaacAGAGCAACAGAAACTTCACCCACCTGTTCTGTTGGCCAGATGGAAAAAGAACCTGATAGAGGAGACTGTggaagaccagaaccagacatgaACCTGGACTCGGCATGTTCTTCTCGAAAGAGCAAGATGACAATTCACAGAAGAG TGCTCCCACTCCATCAGATGTTGTTGATTAAAGAGGTTCCTCATGACTGGAATCCTAGTTTGGGCCAACAGGATCCAGATCCCCTcataaaggaggaagaggaggaactaTGGGtcagtgaggaggaagaggaacttACTGTGAAgactgaagatgaagagaaaccTCAGTTATCAGAGCTCTAccacaataaaactgaagacaACATGGAGGCGGCAGCTTTAACCACTTGGTCAGTtgaacagatgaaaacagaatgTGATGGAGAAGACTGTggaggaccagaaccagacaggaACACATATTCAGAAGACTCTTCCCAAGAAAGTAAAATGGCTGTTCACAGTAAAGGTAATGGAACGTATCATCTTCATACACATAGGCAACTCCCCACTGGAGAGAAACCATTTGTGTGTGATTATTGTGGTAAAGGGTTTCATGCAAAGAACTTTCTCAGGACTCATGAGAAGACCCATTCAGAAGAAATACCTTTTTCCTGTGACGTTTGTGGTAGAAAATTTCGTCAAAAGAGTAGTATTAAACAGCACATGCGGAGCCACACTTCAGAAAAATCATTTGTTTGTAGTGTTTGCAACAGAGGATTTTCACAAGAAAATTTTCTGGAAAGGCACATGCATGTTCACGCAGCACATAAACCGTTTACGTGTAGTTTTTGCAGTAAAGGTTTTTCCCAACAAAATACTCTATTGAATCACTTATGTATTCACACAGGAGATAAACCATTTATTTGTAGTGTTTGCAGTAAAGGATTTTCCCTAGAAACTGTACTAAAAAGGCACATGCttattcacacaggtgagaaaccgtTTATTTGTAGCGTTTGTTGTAAAGGATTTTCACGACAAGAGAATTTAAAGAGCCACATGCGTGTTCACACTGGAGACAGACCATTTGTTTGCAGTGTTTGCTGTAAAGGATTTTCACGACAAggatatttaaagaaacatatgGATGTTCACACTGCACCATTTAGCTGCAGTGAGTGTGgtaaacattttgtgaaggaaaaCCAGTTGGAGCGACATGTAAAAGTCCACACAGAGGAGAGGCCTTTTGGGTGTGACGTCTGTAAAACCAGATTTATTCAGAAGTGCCATCTTGACAACCACATGAGAGTCCATTCAGGAGAGAAACCATTTGTTTGTACTGTTTGCAGTAAAGGATTTTCACAACAAGATCGTCTAAAGAGACACATGCGCGTTCACACATGTGAAAAACCGTTTGCTTGTTGTGTTTGCGGTAAAGCATTTTCACAACATGGGAATCTGAAGACGCACATGAGTGTTCATGAGGGTCGCAAGGAATGA